In Pseudomonas leptonychotis, the genomic stretch TGCTGCGCTAGCGCTGGACTCCACTAAAAAACAAAGCCAGGCAAATGCCTGGCTTTTACTTATCGCTTATCGCTTAAGCGTTGCCACTCAGCTTGAGCCGCGCGGCCTGAGTGAAGTCGAGCATACGTTTGAGCGGCTTGATGGCTTTAGGGATCAATGCCGGGTCGACAAAGACCTCGTTACTGCCCTCGCGCAGGCACTCTAATGTGCGCTGTAGGGTATTCATCGCCATCCACGGGCAATGTGCACAACTGCGGCAAGCGGCACCGTTACCCGCCGTTGGCGCGGCAACAAACTCCTTGTCTGGGCACAGCTGCTGCATCTTGTAAAAAATGCCGGCGTCAGTGGCAACGATAAAGGTCTTGTTCGGCAAGCTCTGTGCGGCAGCAATCAGCTGACTGGTGGAACCCACAGCATCGGCCAGATCGATCACCGCTGTCGGCGACTCCGGGTGCACCAATACTGCAGCCTCCGGATACAGCGCCATCATGTCTTCCAGCTGCTTGGCCTTGAACTCCTCGTGAACGATGCAGGCACCGTCCCACAGCAACATGTCAGCACCGGTTTTGTTCTGGATGTAACGACCCAGATGCTGATCCGGTGCCCAGATGATGCTTTCGCCGTTATCCATCAGGTGCTCGACGATTTCCACCGCGCAGCTGGAGG encodes the following:
- the nadA gene encoding quinolinate synthase NadA; protein product: MTQISERLLVQAHLDAKQPKPLTPEQEAFYRAEIAAELKKQNAVLVAHYYCDPVLQALAEETGGCVSDSLEMARFGNAHPAQTVLVAGVKFMGETAKILNPEKRVLMPTLEATCSLDLGCPVEEFSAFCDQHPQRTVVVYANTSAAVKARADWVVTSSCAVEIVEHLMDNGESIIWAPDQHLGRYIQNKTGADMLLWDGACIVHEEFKAKQLEDMMALYPEAAVLVHPESPTAVIDLADAVGSTSQLIAAAQSLPNKTFIVATDAGIFYKMQQLCPDKEFVAAPTAGNGAACRSCAHCPWMAMNTLQRTLECLREGSNEVFVDPALIPKAIKPLKRMLDFTQAARLKLSGNA